The Corynebacterium suranareeae genome window below encodes:
- a CDS encoding monovalent cation/H(+) antiporter subunit G: protein MDLQLFTDIVSLVLILSGAFLSFSASIGLVRFKDTMSRVHSMTKPQTTGLILTVVGAIIRILGHEHFDQSQRSDLGVLVLLVLFALLTSPVTAQRVGRVSRREGLYGAKDDMSDNQAPAELKPKKP from the coding sequence ATGGATCTCCAACTATTCACCGATATTGTCTCTCTCGTGCTGATTCTCAGCGGTGCATTCTTGTCATTTTCCGCATCGATCGGTCTCGTGCGCTTCAAAGACACCATGTCTAGAGTCCACTCCATGACTAAGCCTCAAACAACGGGACTAATCCTTACCGTTGTGGGTGCCATCATCCGCATTTTGGGCCATGAACACTTTGATCAATCCCAACGAAGCGATCTCGGTGTGCTGGTACTGCTCGTACTGTTCGCGTTGCTGACCAGCCCAGTAACCGCCCAACGTGTCGGCCGTGTATCCAGGCGTGAAGGACTTTACGGAGCCAAGGATGATATGTCGGACAACCAAGCACCAGCAGAGTTGAAACCGAAAAAACCTT